Proteins encoded within one genomic window of Calonectris borealis chromosome 1, bCalBor7.hap1.2, whole genome shotgun sequence:
- the IL17D gene encoding interleukin-17D, whose product MQRGRVRAALAALLCAALLPLRSEAVKAPKRPARTRTCGERPEELLEQLYGRLAAGMLSAFHHTLQPEPPGRQHNASCPAGGRPAADKRFRLPVNLRSASPWAYRISYDPTRYPKYIPEAYCLCKGCLMGIFGEENFHFRSTPVYMPTVILRRTSACAGGRYVYTEDYVTIPVGCTCVPEQEKEAESVNSSIDKQEMKLLVSQNKPSSE is encoded by the exons ATGCAGCGAGGCAGG GTGCGGGCGGCGCTGGCGGCGCTGCTGTGCGCGGCGCTGCTCCCGCTCCGCTCGGAGGCCGTCAAGGCGCCCAAGCGGCCGGCGCGGACCCGGACCTGCGGCGAGCGGcccgaggagctgctggagcagctgtaCGGGCGGCTGGCGGCGGGCATGCTCAGCGCCTTCCACCACACTCTGCAGCCCGAGCCGCCGGGCCgccagcacaacgccagctgccCGGCCGGGGGCCGGCCGGCAGCCGACAAGAGGTTCCGGCTCCCCGTCAACCTGCGCAGCGCCTCGCCGTGGGCCTACAG AATTTCGTATGATCCCACAAGATATCCTAAATACATTCCTGAAGCATACTGTCTGTGCAAAGGCTGCCTCATGGGGATCTTTGGCGAGGAGAATTTTCACTTCCGCAGCACCCCTGTGTACATGCCAACAGTCATCCTCCGTCGCACGTCGGCATGTGCTGGGGGCCGTTACGTCTACACAGAAGATTACGTCACTATCCCAGTGGGCTGCACTTGTGTACCTGAGCAAGAAAAAGAGGCCGAAAGTGTAAATTCCAGCATAGATAAGCAAGAAATGAAGTTGCTGGTAAGCCAGAACAAGCCATCATCAGAATGA